The sequence GGAACAATGATGTCTTAGGACAATATCTCCAGCGCTGTCACAATACCGCACATTTTGATAAACAGAAACCCGTTGGTGGCGAACAACACTATCCAGACATGAAACTCAGCACTCCTTTTGGGTTTGAGAAAGGTATACCGAACAATCTGACCAGTCAACTATGGGGATTACCGTGGAATAACTTAACATCATATTCTAGCCACCAATTATATTCTATCCACCAAACTTTGCGAAAGGCTATCGGTCTCCTATTTTCACAGACGGTCGCGGATACACGTCGTCCAATTAATGAAGTGGACTTGTGGGGATGGGGCTTACTCGTGGGTGCGTTGTACAAGTCAGCGCTTGCAGGCGCGTTGCTTATCGGTCAAACATCGCAGCCGCCGGATTTGCGCTGGAGATTGTTAGGAGTGCAGGTGAATGGTCTGGAATACTTTCTGAACGTCTCCAGGATTCCCGATTTGTTAGCGCGTCAGGAACTTCTTTCCCAGGCATTGGATCAAGTGCGTGAGCTACTGGAAGTAACATATCCATTAGGAAGCGAAGTATATCGTGATGAGAATGGAGCTATTTTTGTTGTTCCTGATTTACTTAACCTTTTAGACATAGAAGATAATAACGGTACATCACTCAAAGATCTGATATTAAGGGCTTTTGCCGGGAATAACAACTCACAGTCGTCGGTTAATGGTGAAGTTGTTCCTCAACTCACCCTTGAAAAGCAAGCATGGTGGGGGCAGGATCCCAACTGGCCCAATTCTTCAGATGATGAAATTCCTGAAATCGCTGCTTTTCTTGGCGTTCCGGCGTCTCACTCTGTGAATATCAGCGAAATTAAATCGGCATGGAACAAAAAGTATGCCGAAGTCTGTACTGTCTGCGGTCTGCGTCCGCAGGGATCCGACCCCAAGGCACAGGAGCGTAAGGTTTGTGATGTATGCGAACAGCGGCGTGCCAATCGGTCAAAGACCTGGGCAGATAAGCAACTCGATAGAACTATATGGACCGATGAGGTAGCAGATATAAATGCTCGTCTGGCTTTGATTACGGGCACGTTCGATCTGGCGCATTGGCTTGATGGTAGCCTGTTGCAGTCGCTTCTGTTAATTGCACCCCACGATCCTCAGAATACGAATTGTCAATCAGTCACACCCAAAACTCCGTCGTTTAGTCGTCTTCGCCGTATTTGGGAAACAACACGGTCATTTTGGCAAGAAGTTCAGAAAGAACTTTTAAGCCAGCTTGTCGATGATCGCCGAAGGCTGCGGATTTACCTCGATCAACCGGCAAATCTAGCAGGTTTCCATGTGTACGACCTTATGTTGGGGACGACCGATCTGAGCGTTGTCTGGATTCCGCCTCAGTCAAATGTTAATGGCTATCTTCTAAGTGCTGATAACTTAGGAACAATCGCCCGAAGGCTTGGAGCAGAACAAGCTGTTTATAATCATCCTGCTACTGCGGCAATTTTCGTTGAAGATTATATCAATGACAATTTCGTAAAGCAAGGTAGAGCTCCTTCGTTATATAATCCTGAAAACAATGGTAACAGGGCTAATCTACTTAACGGCTTTCAAATCAGGCAAATTCAATATCAGCAAAATAAATATGCCACAATTATCCCCCTCCTCGCCGAACCACGGGTCTTCATGGCGCTTGTACCGGCGGATAAGGCCCTGGAGATCATCCGCCAAATCAAGACGAAGTACGAACGCGAGATGGGCAAGGTACGGAATCGCCTGCCGCTGCATCTGGGCGTGGTATTTGCGCCACGCCCCACCCCGCTGCGCGCCGTGCTCGACGCCGGGCGGGCGATGCTGGAGCGCCAGACGGTAGCTGGCGTTTGGGAAGTATTGTGCTGTGCGCGGAAAATGGTCAGTCAAGGCGATTCGCTGCCCCAGCGCTTCCAGCCTGACCAGGCGGGTCAATTCGCTGAGTGGTACGAAGTAACCTTGCAGCGGGATGACCAGCGCCTGACCTGGCATATTCCAGCTTTAATGGGCGACGGTCAGACCGAAGACCTCTGGTACCCTTACGTCTTTCTAGATGATCCAACTGAACCGACGACGCGCAAACGGTATTTCAAGAGTCGCAATCCGTGGAAGGGTTGCGATGGCTGGCTGGTTCACGCCGCTGAGTTGCAGGTCGGTGATCGGGTATGGTTCACACCCGCGACGTTCGACTTCGAGTTCCTTGATACAACCACTCGCCGCTTCGAGATCCACTATGATACCAATGGACGGCGGACGAACCGACGCACCCGACCGTTTTACCTCGACGATCTGGAGCGGTTCGATAGGCTCTGGGAAGTGTTCCTGCGTCTGAGCACCACTCAGCGCCATCAAGTGGTGCGCACGATTGAGGCGACTCGTGAGGAATGGTTTGCACGGGATTGTAATGGCACCTCGGTCACCGATCCGGTGTTCAAGCAATTTGTGCATGACACGCTGGCTGGCGCCGAATGGGATTGGAAGGCGTTGCCGCAGCACATCCGTGATCAGTTTGTCGCTGCTGGTGTGCGTGGTGAACTGGCCGATCTGCTCGAACTGCGCATGGAGATTCTCAAGGAGGAATGAGGTTATGGCAATCTACAAGCGACGACGTTATCTCTTCATGACACTTGATCCGGTGCATATCGGTACCGGCGGCTACCGTCTGGGGCGCGTGGACAACAGCATCGTGCGCGAGCCGGGCACACGGGTGCCGAAAATCCCTGGCACAAGTCTCCACGGCGCAGCCCGTTCTTACGCTGCCCAACTGTATGGAACGCCCGAAGCTGCCGGTCAAACGCACGACGAAATAGAAAATCCCGATAAGAATCCAGTGTGTTATACCTTTGGCTACATCAAGAAAAGCAATAACGGACAAGACGTCAAAGCCTACTCCGGCGTGGTCAACGTCTTCGACGCGCACATTGTGCTCTTCCCAGTACATTCACTGGTAGGACCGGTATGGGTCGGCACGGTCGAGCGGTTGCGTGAGGCGGGTTTTGAGGTGAGCGACGTGCCCAGAGAATGGGCGAAGGATAAAGTGCTGTTGACGTTTGAGCGCACAGACCCGCTTAATCTGGGATGGTTGATGCTCAACAGTGGCGGGCAGGTCACCGTGAATGCGCCGACTAACTGTCAGATCGATCGCTGGAACGCGATTAAGAACAAGATCGCATTGGTACATGAGTCCATCTTCAGCCATATCGTCAACAGCAACCTCGAAGTGCGCACCTCGGTGAGTATCAACCCCGAAACCGGCGCTGCCGAGGATAAGGCGCTCTTCACCTATGAAGCCATCCCCCGCGCCACGTTTCTAACCGCTGAAGTGGTGCTGGATGACTATCGAGCGAAATTCGAACCAGTTCCGCCAAATAAAAACTCTCTACCCAGTAATGCCGGCTGGCAATCGCCCCTCGACGTACTCGATGCCGGTCTGCGCTTGATCGAGTGGCTGGGCGTTGGCGGTATGGGCACACGCGGCTTTGGTCGGATCGCCATTGTCGGTCAACCGCAGGAAGAGGATTATGGTCAGCAGGCCAATGCTGCGCAGTCACCATGTGGTGAAGGAGCGACAACACCGTAAAGCGAGGAGCAACCATGACCAACACGACTTCGATCAATCTTGACTACCTGGCTGCAAAATATGCACAGACTATCATCCAGCAGACGCAGAACAAGAAGGCTTCTGACGTCGAAAACACCATGACCAAAGCTTTGGGCGTGCTTCAGGAAGACGGGGTCTATGCCTGCTTTCTCTACTTGCTTGCCAGAGAGAAGGAGAACGGTGCTGTTGTCGTTGATGAAATGCTCAATCTGTTAAGTAGTCTACCGTTCGGTTGGCAGAAGCCAACAAATAATAGTAACGAGATACTCCGCTTCATCAATGAACAGGTAACAAAAGACCTGGAGCGTCTGTTGTTGGCGCGTGAGGTGCTGGAACAGATGCTGATCTACGCACGCTATGGTGCAAAAGCGCGTGACAAGGGCGGAAGCGAGGCGTCAGGAGCATCGTCATGAACTGGATCGGGTATCGCGTTGTTTTTCGTTTGCGCTCACCGTTGCACATCGGCTGGCGCAAGGTTGGCAATGTGCAGGTCACTCGCCACTATCTCACCGGTCGATCCTTTTGGGGTGCGCTGACCGCACGCCTAGCGCGTGATACAGCGGGGCAAACAGCAACCAGCTCAAACGATTATCAAGCAATCGGTGAGCAGGTAAATGAGATGCTGGCCTTCACCTATTTCTACCCGGCGTTGCAATCGGGCTGTAACTATCAGGTGGTCTGGCCGTGGGATGATGAACGCACCTTTCGCCGACGTTTCCTGAGCAGTTATCAATCTACTGCGCTGGTCTACCCAGCGCATTCAGCCGCTGAAGGGTCGCTGCACGAGATTGAGTTTCTCTCGCCTCACACGCTTGATACTGCCGATCCGGTTTACCTGGTCGGGTATGTGTTTGCGCACAAGGATTGTTCGCTGCAATTGTGCAACGCACTAAAACGTCTGCAATTCGGCGGCGAACGCGGCTATGGTTGGGGTAAGACAGAATTGGTGCGTCTTGAGAAGGCCAACAACGATGTTTTCGGTTACGCTGTTGATTGCAGCGGTTGTCGCCCTGTCATAACTGTTCCGAAAGGTGAACGTTTGCTTGCCCACACGAAACCGGATCAGGCAATGATCGCAGGCGAGGTCGAGCCGCTGGTCGGGCGCGAGTGGCATACGAACAACGGTGCAGGGCAGAGCTTGTCATTTACAGGTATTATGTATGTGCCAGGGAGCAGGGTTCTATCAGAGAAACAGCGTTTTATCGTGGGCAACTTTGGAATCTGGCAGGTGCATACCAAATCATCATGCAGGGCTGGTTTCCCAACCCGCCCCTAGCAGCAAATAATGTCCTTTTCATACTTCATCCCAACCAACAACACTAGGGACGGGTTGGAAACCCGCCCCTAGCAGCAAATAATGTCCTTTTCATACTTCATCCCAACCAACAACACTAGGGACGGGTTGGAAACCCGCCCCTACCAGCAAATAATGTCCTTTTCATACTTCATCCCAACCAACAACACTAGGGACGGGTTGGAAACCCGCCCCTACCAGCAAATAATGTCCTTTTCATACTTCATCCCAACCAACAACACTAGGGACGGGTTGGAAACCCGCCCCTACCAGCAAATAATGTCCTTAACTCAACTCAACCAGTATCTGTGAGCGGGCAGGCTGTCGTAATCGTGGTGCCTGCTCCCATAAACGTTCGCGTTGCATTAAGCGAACAAACACATCAACCACCTGGGCATCCCAGTGAGTACCGCGACCTTCTTGAAGAATTTGCAGGGCCTGTTCGGGCGACAATGCCGGACGGTACGCCCGATCAGCGGTCAGTGCTTCAAAGGCATCGGCTACGGCAAGAATACGGGCGCCGAGTGGAATATCGTCGCCGCGCAAGCCATACGGATAACCAGTGCCATCAATACGCTCATGGTGCGTGGCAATAATTGGTAGAATGTCGCGTAAACCGCGGATCTGCTCAAGGATGCGAATTCCGATCTCTGGATGGGCCCGCATTTGAGCAGCCTCTTGTACTGAGAGTGGCCCTGGTTTGAGCAGCACATCATCGGGTATACCTATCTTGCCGATGTCGTGCAACAAACCTGCATAATGAATACGTTCAATCTCGTCGGCGCTCAACCCCAACTCTTGGGCCAACCGTACTGCGTAGCGCGTCACCTGGCGAGAATGACCGTAGGTATACGCATCACGAGCCTCGATAGCACCGGCGAGTGCGGCAATCATCTGCTCGTATTGGTCTTTAAGGGCGCGATACAGACGAGCGTTGTCGAGCGCAGAGGCGATCTGTGAGGCAAAAACTTCAATTAAATGGCGGTCAGTGGCATCGAACGGTGGTTGCTCATTTCTAAGCGCGAGATCGAGCAGACCAATCGCCCGATCACGACTCCTCAATATCACTTCGATCCAGTGATCAGGAGAGACTGAGGGGCGATCTATTAATTGACGATGGGCTACGCGCAGTGCCTCTTCACTCGTTTCTGCTAGCGTGAGCCGCAGCCCAGGATCAGGCCCGGTAAGCGCAACCAGTGTCTCACCATCAGAATCGATGAGTGATAAACCAATATGGCTCGGGGTAAAACGACGACCGATAAACTCGATCAAACGAGCAGTCTGTTCTGCAATGTCGAGCGACGTTGCAATCGCCTGACTGAATTGATACATCAAGACTAAATCCGAAAGGCGTTCTTTTTCGCGTCGGACACGCTGCAACTCGATTGCAGTGCGAATTGTTTTCTGCAACTGCTCGGCATCTATCGGTTTAGCAATGTAATCCAGGGCACCGAGCTTTAGTGCTTCACGGGCGGTTTCCACCGTCGCATGCGCAGTCATTACGATCGCATCAGTGTGTAGGTAGTAGGTACGTAGATGCTTCACCAACTCAATGCCATCAATATGAGGCATTTGTAGATCAGTTAGCACCAGATCAAACGATTGTTCGCGCAGTATCTCAATAGCCGAAAGACCATGGTCGGTAACGGCTACATCGTAATCACGACGGAGGAGCAGACGACAAAACTCACGGATATTTATTTCGTCGTCCACAATAAGGATTCGGGGGCGGGGTGATGAAGCATTTACGTAATCCGCCATAGTGAGGATCTCCTCAGACTTCCATGTCCAGGTGAGGCAGGTGACCGGATATTCTAGGAACAGTGTAGTCGAGAAAGATTGCAGTCACTCTACAGTGGTCGTGCGTCTGATGACAAAATTGACATCGGGTGCTAGATCATCTAGGCGGACAATGCCTGTATCACTAATAGTATAAACAACGTCTACATGCTTACGATCCACTCTGGGAACGGCGGGCAAAATAGTTTGCTAATCGTCGTTCAAGCTCATCGAAGTCAAATGGCTTGGTTAAATATTCATTAACACCAGCCCGAAATGCGTTTCGTTCAGTATCAGGAGTCCCAAAGGCAGTGACCATAATGACATATACTTGAGATTGATTTTGGCGAAGCGTGCGCACTAATTCAATTCCACCCATGCGAGCCATATTCATGTCGGTAATGATGACATCGCAATCGTGTACTGCCAGCTTTTCCAGTGCATCAACGCCATCTTCAGCTTCGATAACGTTGTAGCCACTATTGTGTAGGAGAAATCGGTAGAGACGGCGCGTTGCAGAATCATCTTCGACAACCATTATTGTGGGTGGCACAGCGTTTTCTCCTCAATGGTACGAACATTCCCCTACTACTGAACGTGAGCCAGGTTCTCTTTTAGGATGTTTGCCGAACGCTGAAAAAGGGCCACTTCCTGTTCAGACAAGGGCAAGTTCAGCACCTCTTCAGCCCCATCGCGGCCAACAATAGTGGGTAGGCTGATAGCAATCCCACTCACTCCATACTGACCGGTCATCAGACTACTGATGGTCATGACGGTGTGTTGATCGCGCAGAACAGCCTCAGCAATTGCCAGCAAGCCTAATCCGATCGCGTAATAGGTAGCCCGTTTACGCTTGATAATCTCGTAAGCGGCATTGCGCGTCTGTTCAAGAATGGCATCAAGCGCAGCCTGATCATAACCCTGTCCATTCGCACCGACAAAATCAACCAGCCTGACACCGGCAATGTTCGCCAGACTCCAGAGTGCCAGCTCGCTATCACCGTGTTCACCGACGATGTAGGCATGAACGGAACGTGGATCGACGCCGTAGTGCTGACCAAGGAGATAGCGGAACCGAGCGGTATCGAGGATGGTTCCTGAACCGATCACGCGATGGGCGGTCGGGCCGGCCAGTTGCGCACCGATGGTTGTTAGAATATCAACCGGATTGGTAGCGACAACGATGACTCCATCATCGTTAACTGCCAGAATGCGGGGTACGATGTCACGGAAGATAGCTGCGTTGCGGCTCAGCAGATCAAGACGGGTTTCACCAGGTCGTTGATTAGCACCGGCAGCAATCACGATGAGATCAGCCCCGCTGAGATCGTCGTAACTACCGGCGTAAATTCGCATTGGCCGCACGAAGGGTAAGCCGTGATTAAGATCCATGGCTTCACCTTCAGCGCGGGCATGATCTATATCAATCAGCACCAGTTCGTTGGCCAGACTACGCTGCATGAGCGCATACGCAAAGGAGGTACCGACCATACCGGTTCCTACCACGCCAACTTTGCCGGTGCGTTTCCGTAAACTCATGGAAAGCCTCCTTAATTCCTTATTGCCCTAATATCATACCATATCGAACCGGAGATTGCGTATGCACAGAAGGAACGAACGGCTATTGCCAGGGCGCTAAGAGTAGCGTAGCACTAGCCAGCAGGAGAAAGGTTACGAATTTGTTATTTTGGGAATGTCAAAACCGACAACGTATTAACGATACGCCGCCAGGTCACGCTCTTCGATGGTCGGCATATAGCGTGACATTTCCACCATCTTAAAAATCTTTTGATGGTGAGGAGTTACATTCATGGCAAAAAGCTGATAACCGGCCTTACGGGCACTCACCACAAACTTGAGGAGCGCCGAAATACCTGCCGAATTGATAAACGAAACCTCACTAAAATCGAGCACGGTAATCGGTCGCATCTCGCGACATTCCGCTGCAATAGCGGCAGCAGAGATGGCATCAACGCTGGTTGTCAGAATGTGGAGGATAACTACGTCGCCAAATTCTTCACGTCGAATAATGTCGCTCATTGTTGACGTTCCTTCCGATACAGACGAAGGGTAAGCACCGTTCCTTGCTGGGATGATTCGATTTCGTAATCATCAACCAGCGCACTGATCAGATACATCCCAAAGCCACGAAGATAGCCAGCCTCAAGCGTTTCATCATCAATGACACGCCGGGCGACATTGATTCGCTCAATACCCTCACCCTGGTCGCTAATCCGAATTTCGATCTTTTCACCGTCGATGTCAAACGTTACTTCGACCAACTTGGCGGTATCACCGCGATTACCGTGGTCAATAGCATTATTGACTGCTTCACTCACGGCCAACTTAAGGTCTTCGACTTGTTCAGGGCTGAAGCCAGCCGCACTTCCCACTTCAGCAGCACTGGCCCGCACTACTCGCTCGAAGATCGGAATTGAAGGAATTCGCAGCTCTACTCGTTGCATTCCACTGCCTCTGTACATTTTGTTCGCCTCACTTCGCTACTAGTGTACCGACAGCGGCGAACCATAGTATTGCCATTCACGACGACATCCGTCGCGTCGGAAGTGGTTGTGGCCGGGTTGATCCGTTCATCGTTGACGCCTGGCGAACTAGATGATCGTATCGACGCAGGTAGGCTTTACCCAGTGACGTATTGCCGATTTGCAGATAACAGGCGCCCAGATAGTACAGCGCCTGCGCATGACGCGGATTGCGGCGTAATACTTTTTCAAACAACGGAATTGCTCGTGTCGGTTCAAGCAATTCTTTGTAGCACAGCCCCAGCATAAACTGTGTTTCCAGATCATCCGGCCACTGTTCCAGAACTTGCTGAAACTCACGTGCTGCCAGATCGTAACGACCACGCCGGATGTACATGTAGCCAAGATCAAAACGCAAGGAGTGCGCATCGGGAGCCAGTTGCACCGCTTTACGCCAGGCCGCCAGCGCCCACGTATCTTGCCCTAACGTATTGTACACAAAACCGAGCAAGTAATGGGCCTGGGCATCAGTCGGCATGAGTTGCACAGCACGTTCGAAAGCACGAGCGGCCTGGGCATTCATCC comes from Chloroflexus sp. Y-396-1 and encodes:
- a CDS encoding CRISPR-associated protein Csx11, whose protein sequence is MSVVNSQLQTLAQHRAEILLAEAIGWLHDYRKCSDEHLKVQAANLTGQQALPRNRLGQQYPTLNNEQIQLLGCFRRVADLLSTWNNDVLGQYLQRCHNTAHFDKQKPVGGEQHYPDMKLSTPFGFEKGIPNNLTSQLWGLPWNNLTSYSSHQLYSIHQTLRKAIGLLFSQTVADTRRPINEVDLWGWGLLVGALYKSALAGALLIGQTSQPPDLRWRLLGVQVNGLEYFLNVSRIPDLLARQELLSQALDQVRELLEVTYPLGSEVYRDENGAIFVVPDLLNLLDIEDNNGTSLKDLILRAFAGNNNSQSSVNGEVVPQLTLEKQAWWGQDPNWPNSSDDEIPEIAAFLGVPASHSVNISEIKSAWNKKYAEVCTVCGLRPQGSDPKAQERKVCDVCEQRRANRSKTWADKQLDRTIWTDEVADINARLALITGTFDLAHWLDGSLLQSLLLIAPHDPQNTNCQSVTPKTPSFSRLRRIWETTRSFWQEVQKELLSQLVDDRRRLRIYLDQPANLAGFHVYDLMLGTTDLSVVWIPPQSNVNGYLLSADNLGTIARRLGAEQAVYNHPATAAIFVEDYINDNFVKQGRAPSLYNPENNGNRANLLNGFQIRQIQYQQNKYATIIPLLAEPRVFMALVPADKALEIIRQIKTKYEREMGKVRNRLPLHLGVVFAPRPTPLRAVLDAGRAMLERQTVAGVWEVLCCARKMVSQGDSLPQRFQPDQAGQFAEWYEVTLQRDDQRLTWHIPALMGDGQTEDLWYPYVFLDDPTEPTTRKRYFKSRNPWKGCDGWLVHAAELQVGDRVWFTPATFDFEFLDTTTRRFEIHYDTNGRRTNRRTRPFYLDDLERFDRLWEVFLRLSTTQRHQVVRTIEATREEWFARDCNGTSVTDPVFKQFVHDTLAGAEWDWKALPQHIRDQFVAAGVRGELADLLELRMEILKEE
- the cmr4 gene encoding type III-B CRISPR module RAMP protein Cmr4, with translation MAIYKRRRYLFMTLDPVHIGTGGYRLGRVDNSIVREPGTRVPKIPGTSLHGAARSYAAQLYGTPEAAGQTHDEIENPDKNPVCYTFGYIKKSNNGQDVKAYSGVVNVFDAHIVLFPVHSLVGPVWVGTVERLREAGFEVSDVPREWAKDKVLLTFERTDPLNLGWLMLNSGGQVTVNAPTNCQIDRWNAIKNKIALVHESIFSHIVNSNLEVRTSVSINPETGAAEDKALFTYEAIPRATFLTAEVVLDDYRAKFEPVPPNKNSLPSNAGWQSPLDVLDAGLRLIEWLGVGGMGTRGFGRIAIVGQPQEEDYGQQANAAQSPCGEGATTP
- a CDS encoding HD domain-containing phosphohydrolase, which encodes MADYVNASSPRPRILIVDDEINIREFCRLLLRRDYDVAVTDHGLSAIEILREQSFDLVLTDLQMPHIDGIELVKHLRTYYLHTDAIVMTAHATVETAREALKLGALDYIAKPIDAEQLQKTIRTAIELQRVRREKERLSDLVLMYQFSQAIATSLDIAEQTARLIEFIGRRFTPSHIGLSLIDSDGETLVALTGPDPGLRLTLAETSEEALRVAHRQLIDRPSVSPDHWIEVILRSRDRAIGLLDLALRNEQPPFDATDRHLIEVFASQIASALDNARLYRALKDQYEQMIAALAGAIEARDAYTYGHSRQVTRYAVRLAQELGLSADEIERIHYAGLLHDIGKIGIPDDVLLKPGPLSVQEAAQMRAHPEIGIRILEQIRGLRDILPIIATHHERIDGTGYPYGLRGDDIPLGARILAVADAFEALTADRAYRPALSPEQALQILQEGRGTHWDAQVVDVFVRLMQRERLWEQAPRLRQPARSQILVELS
- a CDS encoding response regulator, which encodes MPPTIMVVEDDSATRRLYRFLLHNSGYNVIEAEDGVDALEKLAVHDCDVIITDMNMARMGGIELVRTLRQNQSQVYVIMVTAFGTPDTERNAFRAGVNEYLTKPFDFDELERRLANYFARRSQSGS
- a CDS encoding L-lactate dehydrogenase, which gives rise to MSLRKRTGKVGVVGTGMVGTSFAYALMQRSLANELVLIDIDHARAEGEAMDLNHGLPFVRPMRIYAGSYDDLSGADLIVIAAGANQRPGETRLDLLSRNAAIFRDIVPRILAVNDDGVIVVATNPVDILTTIGAQLAGPTAHRVIGSGTILDTARFRYLLGQHYGVDPRSVHAYIVGEHGDSELALWSLANIAGVRLVDFVGANGQGYDQAALDAILEQTRNAAYEIIKRKRATYYAIGLGLLAIAEAVLRDQHTVMTISSLMTGQYGVSGIAISLPTIVGRDGAEEVLNLPLSEQEVALFQRSANILKENLAHVQ
- a CDS encoding STAS domain-containing protein — translated: MSDIIRREEFGDVVILHILTTSVDAISAAAIAAECREMRPITVLDFSEVSFINSAGISALLKFVVSARKAGYQLFAMNVTPHHQKIFKMVEMSRYMPTIEERDLAAYR
- a CDS encoding ATP-binding protein — translated: MQRVELRIPSIPIFERVVRASAAEVGSAAGFSPEQVEDLKLAVSEAVNNAIDHGNRGDTAKLVEVTFDIDGEKIEIRISDQGEGIERINVARRVIDDETLEAGYLRGFGMYLISALVDDYEIESSQQGTVLTLRLYRKERQQ